atacatatatatatataaaaaaacttggaataaaatgatattagtaAATTATTCTTAACAGCATAATCTATTGAATTGCATTACAAACATAATCTATATAACTGTGTTATTCTTAATAACATGACTCATCAATAtactatttttgtaattattttttcaactgtgcttattttttttttctttttgcttacaTGTGCTACTTGAAAAACTGAAGTCTGGGTGGAAGCGACAGTGACATGGACCTTATCCTCACGGCCTCGTCGAGGCCGAAACCACGACTTTAAGTCATCAGTCAAAACTTAGATGCCACGTGTATAGAACCCCTTTTCACACATGATTCCTTGCTCTTCCCGGTATGGTTTTTAGATGTCCTGGAATATATTCCACGTGGGAAAAGGTATTGCACGTGGACAAATTAATCATGATCGACAGAACTGTCACTACAGCTAACATCTTGCCGCGTGTAATGTCGTTTCAAGAAAGTTTTCACCTAACAGAAAGCACATAAATCAAACCTTATGAATGAATGCACGCAAACAGTTAAAACGATTGTCATGGCTGATGACTGATTTTACAGATACAAGGAGTGTAGCTAAATGTCGCGCATCCCCTTCCCCGGAATCCCGGATGACCATTGCTAACAGGCTAATATCAAGCAATTCACTACTAGTTGGATGGAACATCTTCCAGGGCTATTTTCTATACAAGCTACTAGTGGTATCTTAATGAGGATCATTGTTTGTGTGGTTAAGATTGAGAATCAAAAGCCGAGTTCGCCGTGTAATCTTCTGCACTCAAATATATTCCAAGCCTTGTTTATAAGAATTAATGGCACAAAGCAACTGGTTTAAAAGTGAAAACAATTGTGGCTACTAATCACAGTAACATTCATCATGAATGTCAGCACCAAAAGAATTGGCGATTACAGTTCTGAATCcattttgatgataacattgCAGATACTCGGCTTCTGTTTTTTGAATGAAGAAGAAGCATACAATTTCCAACGAGACAAGGGATTATCATattcacttttcaaataaaagacCATGGAAAACACATCCACTGGAACAATGATATTGACTATAAAAAACGCTTCTTGCCTGACTTGAATTGGTTTGATTTCCACTTGAATTGGGAAAAAGACTACAATAAAGCTACAAAGATTTTCATTTTGCAATCCTCCCCTCAGTTTTACTACATGTATGTGAAAAAAATTTGGCCATCTCATAGTTGATGCGGTCTCTGAACTATTCCCCCCATCTCATATGTGTGCCATCCGAAGTGTTAGCTTAGTAAATCACACCCTTTGACTAAAGTACACATTCATAAAATATCTCGAAGGATTGAAGCCACTTAAAATCACTGCAAAGTTGAAAGAACTAAGAGGTTGATATACAAAACAACCCGATACGAAGGTGAAGTCAGAAATTGTGTTTAGGAACTTACAAATAGGAGACAGGACAATGACAACACCAATTGGATAGAGGAAAAATGTTGTTCTCTCCAGAAAGGGTAACACTGCAGTAAATAAACATGTTATCAGTATCTTAATTGATCAAGGTGATCAGCAGCTGTGTCATTACTGCAAAACATTTCAATAGCCACCCAAGTTTGGAGCTATATCCAAACAAAACCTTCTATTACTCATCATTGACAAAGAAAGGCTTCAATacaactttctttttctctggAAGTGGAAAAGCTGGATTTCTGGCAGGGAGCTCCTCCCACTTAAATCCAATGTTTCAAAAACTGACCCAATGTTAAACCAGAAAGAACAGAGGCGAGGTGTCAGAACTTCATCCAGGATTACACTGGAGGAGAAACATGCCACAGATCTTTGTGTCAACTCATTCAACTAAAAggatgtttggcagtgtggtagcggttgcttttcaaataactttttgtgccgaaatgcatgccaatgattttttttattttttaaaaatcatttttaacatcagcacatcaaaacgatccaaaacgtacaaaccatattaaattttaacaaaaaaaaaaattaaattttttgggaacgcggtttgcaccgcgttcccaaacatgttctAAACCTATATCCTAAATGTCATTCACGTGCACATAAACCTGTTATTTCATGCAAAAAAGTTAAGCAACtgcaatttttaatttctatcttTTAACTCCTCTCATTCATGCACAACACATGTGCGATTTACTATTGCAAGTGCTTAAAATATCTCGtgtaatttatttctaaaaaaaaacacatgatgtGATTACATTTAACACTCTTGGCAACAGTGCCATTGTGTTTAATAGCAGTGTTTGAGTACTTTAATTCCCCAAGCCTTGGTTCAAGGCTCTAAGATAGTATGCAACAATGAATTTTTGAGACAATAAGGTGGAACCCTGACATCAACAAGGAGGGTTTCCACCTTGATGACCAGTCTGACCATGTCAATAAAGTCCAACTCAGGCTTAGATCAAGAATAGGTAGATGCCCTAAATAAGACGGCGATGAGATGGCACTTTAAGGCAACCAGGTTTCACATTCAAGTCCATTCTGTCTAAAAACGCTGCTCAAAACACTTAATCGAGGTAATGACATGGACCTCAGTCCATCCAAGCCTTTGAGTTATCTCTAATTATTCACATACTAGTGATCTCCTTTTCAAGGATAGTgtacacacacacgcacacaccaaaaaaaaaaaaaaaaaaaccctgctcATGAAAGTAGTTAATCAGATACTATGAAAAATCAGCTCACCATCATAGCCTAAAAAGTTGAGGTAATGATAGTACGAGGCTGCCACCATGAACAGCAGGTTTGACAGCAATACAGGTATGAACCCATGGGCAACCAAAAGAGGTGACAGAAAATAATGTATAACTGCAACCAAACCAAGACATCAGTAAACTTTTCTGACATAAACTGAGGTTGACAATCAAAAGCTGAAACACATATTCGCATAGCACTCACCATAAAGCATGACAAACATTGGGAAGAAAGAATTGCAGTGCACATCAAATGCATACAGCCTTCAACCAGAAAgcagaataaaaaaacaggGTCAGCACTAAGTGTTATCAATGAGGAATATGCAACTGAGATAAAGACCATCTATGAAACATCAGAGACGGACATGGCCAAGAATCTATAATGATTTCCAAACAACAATTTGCATGCATACAGTtgttaaaaacatagtttataaACAACCAAGAGCAGAAGATTCTAGACTTGCCATTCAACCCGTTGCTCAACAACATGACTATTTGGAGCCTCCTCCCGAAGGTATGCATTAGTTAGGAACCTGtatggaaatgaaaaaaagggaaTTGCTATCATGCCAGCTTAGTGTAGCACATATGTGCAAGCTCTAATCACACAAGCATTGGAAGGAAATCAAGAGGTGAAAGATCTAATTATGAATGACGATGGAAAAAATGAAGCATCAATGAAAGAAATTCAGAGTTAGTTtcttaatttaggattaaaTTCTCACAAAAAGGGAAAGCATCACTAAGGCAAGTATGTCATCTCCAGATggtaaaacaatattttggagAATGAAGACTTTAAAACAGATGTTAGAACAAGTACTTCAATTATCTAACTATGCAGAAACCCTTATAATCACTAATGGTACAGAATCTCTCAATTTCTCCATTGCAGTAACAAATATGTGAATATCATTCTTTCACCTGCTTCAATTGGCAGCATATAATTTTCAACAATTAAATATCATGTCATGTGCAAGGCTTGTGGCATTGgcagcaaaaattaaaatgcagagttttttttaagataaacaaGATCTATTTATTAAAGTGCCAACTTCGCATTTACATGGTAATTTAATCCATCATTAGGGGCATTCAAATAAGGGGAGAGCTGAAAAACAAGATAAGCACCATATTACTATCATGTGGACAGAGGTTCTTACCAACAACATGTAGCCAGACCAgctcctgaaattaaaaaatgaaaaaataacacgGAAATAACTACAAAAACAGCATGTCCGGCACTGTGGTCATACctgaaatgaaaagaagagacCAACAAAGATTTAAACTAGAGGGAACACTCAAAGAACTCGTTGAATACagcaatagaaagaaaaatagtcTAACAgtaaaaaagggataaaaaacaaattgcactTAAGGGTTTGGCCATGACAAAGCTAACTTTGAAGAAGTTAGACATACAAAATGCAGCCTAATCATGCACATGCAACATTACTAGACTTGGAAGCATTGACTCATCATGCATACTCGTAATTAACAACTGCAAGTTTAAACTTTAAACGCATtcaattatcatgaaaaaatagaCAAGAATGTGAAAATTATTCATTATTCCTATCATCGCTATGACAGTCAATCTTGAGAGGTTGTTAAAGGCAGGAAACTTACGCGGCACAATAAGCCAAAGCTGCAACTACCAAAAGGAGGCTGCAGATTACAACAAAAGCAGGGTCGTCACGTGCCCATTGATTCTTAGTTTCTGAAACCaataaaagcaaattaaaagtttttgcaTGTGATTTTCTATAGAAAATTTCATAGCTCTAGACCTCCAATGAGTGCATAGGTAAAATTCAAACCATAAACATGATCAAATATACAATCCAAGCCTGGCAATATTGCATTTGAAACATTTGGtgcataaaaaacaaccactggTTTTCAATCGAAACAGAGATCGTATAATCTTAGGACTATGAATTAAGAActaaaatataactaaaaataaaaacatttaaagaaaaatcaataagatttattgatttcaaaataacCACTTAGCACAGCAAGATACAATTTATCTTCATCAACCATCGGatgaaaaaatacaagattcttCAGTTGGAGACGAACTTACGTTTGTGATACTTAGTGTGCTGATAGCTGCATCCATTGTATAATGTAAAGTCAACATGCAAAATGCAATAACTCAATTAGAAACTTGCCAactagaaagtaaacaaaacaattatacACACTTGATCCAAAATCTGAACCAGCGTTGTAAGTAAAGTTTTCCCCTTCTACATGCGGGTTTTgcggcaaataaaaaaaaagcagtatAACAGTCTCAATGCTGCAAACTCTTACCGATGCAACACTCATCTTGGCAATTATGCACCGATAAAAGATAACATAATAGCAAATAGCAAGGACAATGACGAGGAATGTTCAAGTGAAATAATTCTTACACGACTTTTGGTGAGGTGCACAAGTGAAGCATTTGCCAGAAAGTGTATTCAACGTCCATTTGCTGCCACTGCAAAAACACAAGGGTTTGTAAATGCCGCAGCAACCCACACTTAATTTTAGGCACCATCGAAGAAAATAGCAACATCAATAGTCTAGGATAGATGCACGCATTTCTCTCTAACATTGATAAGCACCATAAACTAAAGAATGAATCCTCCTAAACTCGCAATTAGATATCAAAACTTGCCcctcaaaaaaatgaaaaataattaattcataagaACAAGTGCCAAGTATGGTTTAAGACTTGTGAATGAAGCAAACGTCATTACATCCGATTTCAATCACAACCGGAAATTACACATTGCAGGGGAAATTACAATTTgtgaaagaaattaataaattcaaaggtgaaattaaaaatgttaatgaATGGATGGGGTAAAAATGAAAACGAGCGAAGAGAAAGGTTAAGATGGAAGTGAGATctagagagaggagaggagaggaccTTGATGATTCGACGGAGGTACTGAGGGAAAGTGGAGGAGTTAGCTCGAGAAGTGGAGGACGATGATGCACGCCCTCTCGATGTTGTAggcaacatcttttttttctttttaatatgtttgatGATTTGCTTCTTCTTGGTGATTTCagttcaggttttttttttttttttgcctgctTGATTGGAGATCTGCGCAGAACTTCTCACAGCCTTCTGTGGAGATGGTGAGAACAAGAGACGTAAAAACGACGACGACTCCGCTTTCTGCAGGtagtcttctctctctctcgccaAAAGGAGGAAGTGGGAACTGGGCCAAGGCTTTAACTCTTGACGCGGCTTTTACACTGGGCTTTGGCTCGAAGCTTCGGAGAAATGATTGTGGCTTTTTTTCGgccttttgggttttttattttgcttttctaCCCATTGAGgtagatttttgttttatgatacGACATTCAAATCCACTTCTTCCCTGTGTTATAAtcaattttgttgaatttcttaCAAGTTGAAACCAACTCTGAAAGCATGTTCAGAAGAAAAAAGTTGCTAGGTTGATGGGATAATCATGaggattatatatttttaagaatcggtgatatttttaaattaataattacataTCAAGTATAGCCCGACAATCTTTAACGACAAGACTATACTTTGTTTGATTGGTATAAACAGACAGGTAATCATCAACTAACTAAGCATGTAGCATCTGGTTCCAATATGGTATTTGTGTAATCCAATCCAAGTAATCTTTCAAGAACTCATCCTTTTAATGCTAAAGcttcatcatcaatttttgGAGATTATTTATAGCCCCTTTATTGCCCTGCAACCACACCCAGTAGTTAATAGATCCTTCATGATCTTTGATAACAAACCCAGTTTTCGTTGACAATTCAACATCCACCTTACATTTGTGATATCACTTAAGTATCAGGCTCCTGTCATCTTTGTTTCATTGAAAGATTTTGAACTGAGCTCTCTAGGGTTCCAAAAACACAAGAGCCCCATGTATTACACAATAAACTGTTGACATTTCATTGCTTCACTCCCTCACATTCCTCTGAGTCCATGTTGCTTATAAGATGACTGATATTTTTGTGAGTATTTTCTCATCTAGCattgaaaacaaactaaaaattcaGTCGGTGTCAAATTTCTCATCAATTCTAGTTCTTGCCAACATCGCTAGGCAAAAAAACCATGAACAAACATGTTTCCTTGTTTCAGAGGacatttacaaaatatatacataatCATTAGAAATATTAGTGACCTTTTTATTtagtcaaaacataaaaaaatcctgCAAGACTGTCTTGATTTATCAATTAACCAGTGACCCCGGCActaaataatt
This region of Populus trichocarpa isolate Nisqually-1 chromosome 9, P.trichocarpa_v4.1, whole genome shotgun sequence genomic DNA includes:
- the LOC18102097 gene encoding uncharacterized protein LOC18102097, encoding MLPTTSRGRASSSSTSRANSSTFPQYLRRIIKWQQMDVEYTFWQMLHLCTSPKVVYQHTKYHKQTKNQWARDDPAFVVICSLLLVVAALAYCAAYDHSAGHAVFVVISVLFFHFLISGAGLATCCWFLTNAYLREEAPNSHVVEQRVEWLYAFDVHCNSFFPMFVMLYVIHYFLSPLLVAHGFIPVLLSNLLFMVAASYYHYLNFLGYDVLPFLERTTFFLYPIGVVIVLSPILILSGFNPSRYFMNVYFSQRV